One Streptosporangium becharense genomic window, GGAGCGCAGGACGCGGCCGTTCATGATCGTGTGACGGAGAGCGTAGTAGGCCGATTCGTGTTCCCACCGCTGGTGGTAGAGGTCGACCAGGGCCGCGGCCGGGTAGCGGTCGGCGTCGACCAGGCTGCTGGCCAGCCGGTAGGAGCCGACAAAGACGGTTCCGTCCGCGCAGGTCACGGTGATGCGCGCCTCGATGATGCGCATCTGGACAGCGCCGATCACCGACAGATAGGAGCCGTCGCCAAGCCGGCGCAGGATGGGAGTGCGCCGGTTACCGCGCAGCCGGCCCAGGACCTGCGCGCCGGTGGCCCTCACCTCGGCCAGGAAGTCGTTGCTGTCGAAGCCCTTGTCCCACAACACCAGCATGTCCGGGGTCAGTAGGTGCAACAGCCGCCGGGCATAGCTCGTCTCGCCCTCGCTGGTCGGGCCGAAGACCGCGCCGATCACGGCGCGGGTGCCGGTCTCCACCAGCGTCATCAGCTCCAGCAGGGGGTAACCGCCGTGCCCGACCGAGCCTAGCCATGCCTGGTTACGGGCGGTGTCGGGGGCCTTCAGCGAGCTGCAGCCATCGAAGGAGACCGGGCGATAGGCGCCGAACCTCGCACCTGGTGTTCGACGCCCGGCCAACGGCCCGGACACGACCTCGAACAATCGGCGCATCGACACGCTGCCGACCCGCCGACGCAGGTCACGCAGAGCTTTGGCGGTCGGTGTCACCACCACCAGCCCGGCCAGGCCCGTCGTCAGCTTCTGCCAGACCAGCCGGTAGCCGATCTCCGGGAACAGGCACATCGCCAGCAGGAAGTAGACGCCGACCCGTGAGGGCAGGTCCCGCAGGCGGCGCTGCACGGTTCGGGTCTCGTCCAACACCGCGTCGACCAGCTCGAACGGCATCAGCGCGGTCAGCTCCCCGAGGTGCCCGGGCGCGAACACGCCCTCGGCTACCGTGACACGACGGGTGATGGCAGACTGTGCGGACAGCGGAGTCTCCTCACGAAGAGCGATCTTGGCCGAAAGCCCTTCTACCGGAGCTCCGCTCCTTCGTTCACGCCCCGTTCACTCTGTGAGACGCTCTTGCGCCGCAGCTCCAGGCTCTAACTACCCGGCCTTGGGGGCTCACCCCGAAGTGTGGACACCGATCGTTATGCGGCGAGCAGCACCCTATCGACGGTCTGCTGCTCGTAGTCATTCGGGCTGAGGTAGCCGAGGGCGGAATGTCTTCTTCGGGTGTTGTAGCGGGTGATCCACTTGAAGACGGCCAGGCGGGCCTCACGTGCCGAGGGCCAGCGCTTGGCGCCCTGCAGCGTCTCGCGTTTGAGGCTGGCGTTGAACGCCTCCGCGGCGGCGTTGTCGGCGCTGGTGCCGACGGCTCCCATGGATTGGTGTACGCCGAGTTCGGCACAGACCTTGGCGAACTCGGCCGAGGTGTACTGGGCTCCATGATCGGAGTGGAAGATCGCGCCGTCCAGGCTGCCCCGGATCGCGGCGGCGGCCCGCAGCGCGTCGGTCACCAGCTTGGTGCGCATGTGGTCGGCGATCGACCAGCCCGCCAATCGGCGTGAGCCCAGATCCAGCACGGTCGCCAGATAGAGGAACCGGCCATCGCCGACGGGCAGGTACGTGATGTCGCCGACGTAGCGCCGGTTCGGGGCCGGTGCGGTGAAGTCCCGCTGGATCAAGTCGGGCACCTTGTGATGCGATGGCTCGGGCACCGTGGTGCGCACCTTCTTGCGCAGGTGCAGCCCGACGATGCCGGAACGGCGCATCACTCGTGCGACCCGCTTGTGGTTGACCCTGCGCCCCCGGGCCCGCAGCTCAGCGGTGACGCGTGGACTGCCGTAGGTGCCGTCGAACGCATCGTGGATCTGCTTGATCTCCTCCGCCAGCGCGGCATCGGCCGCGGCCCGCTCCGCCCGGGCTGGAGCGGCCTTGCGCCACCGGTAGAACCCCGAGCGGGACACCTTCAAGATCCGGCACAGCCGCTTCACGCCGAAGGCGTCCCGATGGTCGTCAACGAACTCGAAGCGGCTCACCAGTTCGTCTCTCCGGCGAAATATTTCGCCGCCCGGCGCAGGATGTCGCGCTCCAGCTCCAGCTCCAGCTCCCGGATCCGGGCCTTGAGCTGCTTGTTCTCCTCTTCCAGCACGTCGTCGGACGATAGCGGGCCCCGCGCTAGCCGCTTGACCGGGCCCGCCTTCTTCGCCCCGGCCGTGCCGTTCGCGCGGGCCTCCTTGACCCACAGGCGCAGCGTCTCGCGGTTGATCCCCAAGTCCCGGGCCACCGACGCGTACGTCCGCGCCGGATCAGACAGGTACAACGCGACGGCGTCCGCCTTGAACTCCGGCGGGTACGACTTCATCGCCACGTGGAACTCCTTGTCTCCGGATTTCCATCATCCGGTATTCAAGGTGTCCACACCTCGGGGGCAGGGCCCACGGCCGGCCTGCTGTACGGGGCGGACTTGCGTGAAGGGGCCGCCGCGGCCGCCTACCAGGCGATGGTCGGCGGGTGGGAGCGCTGGAGCGCGCAGGCCGTCCGCGACGACGTCGACGGCGCCCCGGACCGGGCACGGGTCGACCCGCCGCCGCCCCGGGCCGAGGTCGCGGTAATGAGGGCCGGCGCCCTGCGGGCAGCCTGGCCGCCGCCCGCCAGGAGCTCGTGGCCGTGCGCGGGGAGGTCACGCTGCGCGGGCTCGGGGCTGAGGAACTGGCGGACAGCCGTTATCGATGAGAATGATCTTGTTGGGCAACCCAGGGCAGAAGTGGGATACGGGGTATCGGGTTGGGTCGGACCGGGGCGCCCTGCCGTGATTGCTCACGGTGGGTTTCCCTGGCCCGCCCGCCGCACCCGGCGTGCGCGTCTCCACGCACCGGGCGCTCCACGTGCCTTGCCCGTCGGTCAGCTGTCAGCAGCTGCCGGGTCCGGGGTCCATGGGGTCGCGATGTTGCCGCCGCGATAGCGGTAGCGCTTCACCGAGACGCTGGATGCGCCGGTAAAGGCGACGCCCTGGTGAGCGATCCTCCAGCCTCGATCGCAGAAGCGACGTCGGAACTCGACCATGCCGAGCCGGGCCTTGCCCGCGTATTTGCGACGAATCCAGCGCATCAACCGCCCCCAGGTGAAGGCATCGATAGCGCCGAAGATCGCCTTAGATACTCCGTGCCGGAAGTAGTTCGCCCATCCGCGTAGCATCCGGTTCAAGCTGAGAATCAGCTCGGCCAGATCCTGATTGCGGGTTGACCTGTGGGTCTTCGCCAACACCTTGTCCTTGACCGCCTGAACGGCCTTCTTGGACGGTTTGGTGTAGACGTAGTACTTCGAGGTCCCTCGTTTCCGCAGGCGGCGGATGTGGTGCCCGAGGAAGTCGAAGCCCTCGTCGATGTGGACTACGCGGGTCTTGTCCGGTGCCAGTCGCAACCCCAGTGGGGCGAGCACACTGGCCACCTCTCCACGCAGTTCTTCGGCATGGTGCCGGTCACCCGACACCATCAGGACGAAGTCATCAGCGAATCTGATGAGCCTCCAGTTGCCCTGGCCTCGGGTTCTGCGCCGGTTCCGCTGTCGCCAGGTGCTCGTCTCCTGCTGCCATTGCCGGGCGAAGTGCTCGTCCAGCGCCGTCAGGGCGATGTTGGCCAGCAGCGGGGATAAAATCCCGCCTTGCGGGGTGCCGGTCCAGGTCTCCTCCCGAGTTCCGTCAGTCGTCATGACCCCGGACTTTAGGAACGCCTTCACCAGCGCGTTCACGCGCTTGTCCTTGATCCTCGCCCGCAGGCGGTCCATCAGCGCCGTGTGGTCGATTTCGTCGAAACACGCCGTGATGTCAGCCTCCAGAACCCAGTGATAGTTGATGGGTTCGGAGGCCAAATGGTGGATCTCGGCTATCGCATCATGCGCGCGCCGGTTGGGGCGAAACCCATACGAGCACGGCAGAAACTCCGCCTCGAAGATGGGTTCGAGAACCGACTTGAGGCTGGCCTGAACCACCCGGTCAGCGACGGTAGGAATCCCGAGCTTGCGTAACTTTCCGCTTGCTTTGGGGATCATCACCTGCCGCACCTCTACCGGCGTGAACTCGCCTGACTTCAGCGAGTCGCGGATCTGGTCCAGGAACGCCTCGACTCCAATCCAGGTCTCGATCTGAACCACCGTGGCCCGATCGATCCCCGGAGTCCGCGCACCGACGTTGCTGGACACGCGCTCCCACGCGTGCATCAAGAACGCCGGGTCGTAGACGAGGTTGAACAGGTCACCGAACCGGCGGCCGAGGTCATCGGTCGCCCAACGGTGCAACTTGGTCTGCATCCTCCGTACCGCACGCTCGGCTGACCACGGGTCGGGTCAGGCGCTGGCACCGGTGTTCACCGGTGCGTCTTCGGACATTGCCGTCCCTTCGTTGTCTGGCTCGCTGCCGCCCTTCCCCAGGTGGCTGGCTCTCCCGGCCTCGGAGTACTACGGCGGCTCCGTCCCATCCGTCTGTTCGGCCGACGCCGGGCCTATCCCAGGTCGGCGCCTCTGGAGGAGGTGTGACCGGGAGTGATCACGGATGGTTCCCACGTTCACTGCTGTCCGATCGACGGGTTAGGCACCCGGCTCTGCCCCTGCGGCATCGCCACGGCTACGCCGTAGTCCTTCACCGTGGCCTCCGGGCCCAGGCTCTTAAGACCCGACCCGAAGTTCCCCGCTCCGTGATGAGGGAGTGGGTACGCACCGCCATCCAGCCCATATCCACCGGGTTGGAGCTGGCAGACACGTCAAGAGGCGTAACGACACCGGTTCCTCGCGTATACCTTCCCGTCTCGCTCACCGCGCCCGGCCCATCCGGTAGTGCTGGGCCGACGCGACTTTGTCGAGGCTGCTCCCACCCTCCCCGGCGGCTCCCGGCTCAGGCTGCCTCCAGCTTCACCTCGCCGCTACGACGGGGATGAGATGGACGGTCTTTCACCTCCATTCGGAACAGCAGCGCCTCGTGGCGCACTAACAACTCCTAACAGAATGATCAGCGGGTGAGGCGTCGCCAGCAGATGATCGATGCGGCCGGCGTCATGAAGGCCTCGTGCATGTCGTCGCGGATCTCCCAGCGGATGCGCAGGCGGCGGAACCAGTGCAGCAGCGCGATCGTCTGCTCGATCACCCAGCGATGCACGCCGAGCCCGGAACCGTGCGGGGTTCCCCGGCGGGCGATGACGGGCTTCACACCCTTGGCCCAGACCAAGCGGCGGTACTTGTCGTGGTCGTAACCGCGGTCGGCGTACAGCGTCTTCGGTCGTTGCCGGGGCCGCCCGCGTCGGCCCCGGACCGGTGGGATGCCCTTGAGCAGCGGCATGAGCTGGGTGACGTCATTGCGGTTGCCGCCGGTCAGGCCGATCGCGAGGGGGATGCCGTTGCCGTCGGCGATCACATGGTGTTTGGAGCCCGTCTTTCCCCGGTCGACCGGGCTCGGCCCCGTTTTGGGCCGCCCTTGAGCGCCCGGACGTGAGAGCTGTCGATCACCGCCTTGGACCAGTCGAGCTTGTCGGCGGCGTGCAGTTCGGCCAGGAGGAGCTGGTGCAGTCGTTCCCACACGCCGGCGTGATGCCAGTCGCGCAGGCGCCGCCGGCAGGTCATTCCCGAGCCGAAGCCCAGTTCCTGGGGCAGGAACTCCCACGGGATCGCGGTGTAGAGCACGAACAGGATGCCGCACAGGGCCTTGCGGTCGTCCAGCCGCTTACGACCGGGGTAGCGCTGCCGTCGCTCCGTCTTCGGCAGCAGCGGCTCGATCCGTTCCCACAAGCCGTCCGAGACGATCCACGGAGGCTGCTCACCCTTCCTCACGCGCAGATCAACGACCGTCCAGACGGACGGATACGGCCAAGGTCATTTTGTTAGGAGTTGTAAGACTTGTGCAACCAGGTACACGCGATTGAGTCCGCCCAGGTCAGTGGCGTTCTACTGATCGGTGGGGAGGCGTCCGACGGCGTCTTCGAGGTCGGCGTGGGCGGGCAGGGTGCAGCGGCGGGTGGTGTCCAGGCGGGCGTGACCGAGAAGTTCGGCGACGACGACGATGTCGACGCCCGCGCGCAGCAGGTTGGTGGCGAGGGTGTGCCGCAGGATGTAGGCGAACAGGGCAACAGCGCCTGCTTCGTCGAGGATGTCGGCGTCGGTGGCGAGTTCGTCGATGAGCTGATCGACGGCCCTGGTGGTGAGACGCCCACCGCGGCGGTTGAGGAGCAGCGCGGGGTTGTCGGCCGCGCCGGGCCAGGATGCGCGCTCGGTGCGCCACTCGGCGACCGAGGCCCGGGCGGTGCCGTCCAACAGCGGGATCTCGCGTGAGGTCTCGCCTTTGCCGGAGCGGACGATGACCTTGCCCTTGCGCGCGGAAAGGGGGACATCGTCGTCGTCCAGGGCGACAAGTTCGGCGATCCGGACGTCGGAGTAGAACAGCAGCCGGCCGATGGCGCGGTCGCGGGCGAGGGGGCGTCGTTCGACGGCGCGCAGATACCGCTTCTGCTGGCGGGCACCCAGGGCGCGGGGCGCGAGCTTGGGGGCATCGTCGCGGCGGACGATCGCGGGGCCGAGCCCGAGCTGGGCGAAGAAGTGGTCCAGGGCGGTGAGGTGGGCGTTCACGGTGTTCGATGCCCAGTGCAGGACGGTCTTCATGTGGGTCTTGTAATCGCGGACGGCGAAGTCACGGTCGTGAGCGTCGGTGAGCGGGTCGCCGTCCAGGCTGCTGCCATCCAGCCAGGCGAGGAAGGTCCGCACGCGGGAGTCGTAGGCGCGGCGGGTGTCGCTGTCCAGCGGGGCCCGTTCGAGGGCCGCGGCGTAGGCGGCGTGGACGGTGGCGTACGTCTGCGGTACCGCTTGGTACTGCCCCCCCCACATGCCCCTCGCAATATCAGAAGTGTTTTCCCGGAGCTAAAGGTAGCCCCGGACCGCGATATCAGAAGTAGCAAGATCGACCTCGAACCCGAGTGGAGGGGGTCCCGGACTGGCGGCAAATCCAACGGATGTGGGCCTGACCTGTATTGATAGAGCTTGGCCCGTCGTTTCGCGGTCATGTTTCCCAAAGAGTCTCCGCAGGTCAGCGGCAACATCGTTGGATTCACCGCGATTACTACGGGGACTTCTATCACCGTCGGCCCGGCACTCGGTGCTCGGCCAGTGGACCACCCGTGATACCTATGGCCACCATGTCTAGATCTACCGTTATGCCCCATGTCGGAGAGGCCGCACTGCACAGGTTGCGGATACGGCTGCAGGAGCTGTATCGGCACGCGGCATGCGTTGCCGAACTCACCGGTCACGGCGACGAGGAGATTCATGCGGTGGCGTTCCATCCCGATGGTCACCTGCTGGCCAGCGCGGGCGGGGACGGGACGGTGCGGTTGTGGGAGACCGCCACCGGACAGCCCGCCGGTGACCTCCTCACCGGCCACGACGGTTTCGTTTACGACGTGGCGTTCCATCCCGATGGTCACCTGCTGGCCAGTGCTGGGGAGGACGGGACGGTGCGGTTGTGGGAGACCGCCACCGGACAGCCCGCCGGTGACCTCCTCACCGGCCACGACGGTTCTGTCTACGACGTGGCGTTCCATCCCGATGGTCACCTGCTGGCCAGTGCTGGGGAGGACGGGACGGTGCGGTTGTGGGAGAGCGCCACTGGGCAACCCGCCGGTGACCTCCTCACCGGCCACGACGGCGACCGCGTCCGTGCGATGGCGTTCCACCCCGGCGGGCGTCTCCTCGCCCTTGTCCACGACCAGAGCGTGCAGTTGCGGGACCTGGCGACCAGGCAGTCCGTTCTCACCATCTCCGCCAACAACGTCCGCGAGATCGTCTTTCACCCCGACGGCCACCTGCTGGCCGTCAGTCTCTTCTACAGGAAGCCGACTCAGCTGTTGTACAGCACCACCGGACAACCCGCCGGCGACCTCTTCAACGACCTTCCCCACACGATGAGGGCCTTCTCCCCCGACGGGCGTCTCCTCGCCTTCGCCGACGACGAGGTCGTGCGGTTGCTGGACCTGGCGACCGGTCAGTCCGTTCTCACCGTCTTCACCGGCCACGTCGACGAGATCGCCTTCCACCCCGACGGCCACCTGCTGGCCGTCGCCATCGACTCCACTCAACGCGACGAAGCCTCGGCAGGCGGCGGCCCGGTCGTGCGGCTGTGGGACCTGAACATCGGGCACCTCGGTGCGGGGGGCACCGCCGGCTGTACCTTCGCGCTCGAGGTGTTGCGCTGCCGCGAACTACCCCCCTGGGAGCAGGTGGCGTTCGTCGTTGAGGAACTCGGCGGCGAGGTGGCGCAGATCCGGCCGTTGTGGGAGGCCGCCCATGCCGAGTGGGTCAGCGGACACCTCGGGCTCATCAACGCGGTGGCGTTCCACCCCCACGGCCACCTGCTGGCCAGCACCGGCAACGACGGGACGGTGCGGTTGTGGGAGACCACCACCGGACAACCCGTTGGTGACCCCCTTACCGGTCACGACGGCCCCGTCTACGGCGTGGCGTTCCACCCTGAGGGTCACCTGCTGGCCAGCAGCGGTAAGGACGGGACGGTGCGGTTGTGGGAGACCAGCACCGGACAACCCGTCGGCGATCCCCTCACCGGCCACGGCCAGTACGTCTGGACGGTGACCTTCAGTGCTGACGGTCACCTGCTGGCCAGCGCCGGTGACGACGGGACGGTGCGGTTGTGGGAGGCCGCCACCGGACGGTACGCCGGTGAAGCCGTCAACGCTTCCGGGGACCGCCCGCACAATGTGTATTCCATGGCGCTCCACCCCGACGGACGTCTGCTGGCCACGACCGACTACAAAGACGACCACGGTTCCCTGCTGCAGTGGTGGGACGCCACCACCGGGGAGCCCGTCGGTGAAGCCCACGAATTCAACACCAAAGGCATACCGGGGCTGGCGTTCCACCCCGACGGGCACCTGCTGGCGATCGGTGGCGGGTGGGAGGTGCAGCTGTGGGACCCGGCCACCCGGCTGCCTACCGGTGAGCCCATCGCGCACCGCGGCCGCATCCAGGCGATCGCGTTCCACCCCGGTGGGCGCCTGCTGGCCAGCGCCTGCCTGTTCGACCCGGAGAAACCGTCGCTGGTGCAGCTGTGGGACCTCACCAGCAGGGAGGCCGTCGGTGAGCTCCTCACCGGTCATCACGGCCGGGTGGTGGGGCTTGCCTTCCACCCCGACGGCCACCTGCTGGCCACCACCGACGGCCTCCTGACGGACACCGGCGAGGGGATGAGCCGGTCACGTCCCGCGCTGCTTCCCCTTTCCGAGTCCATCCGCGCCGGAAGATGACGCTCGGCCAAGACGAGCGCCGACAGCCCAGTCGCCTGTGCGCACCTGCCCGGCGAGTGACCTGCGGAGACTCTTTGGGAAACATGATCGCTGAACGACGGGACCAGCTCTATCGATGCAGGTCAGACCCACACCCGTTGGATTTTCCGCCAGTCCGGGATCCCTGGAGATCGCAGTGTCAGCGACCTCACGGCCGCTTTTTCGAAGCGCCGGACACGATGTCATCGATGTGACGACATATTCGTCGTCAACATGACGACGTGGAGGTGTCTTGTGCGTCCCGCTTATGACCTGACCTGACCCGCACGAGGTCGCGCGCTGGATCGAAGATCACGGTAGCGATGAGGGCGAGGCCCGTCATGCTCGGTTCCGTCCGCCCGGGGCCGAGCACATCTGGGCCGACTACCTGGCCTCGCTGGCCCAGTTCGTCCCTCGGCCAGGCCGAGTCGAGGAGCTGACCGCCGATGAGGCGTTGGCCGCGCTGACCCTGACCCGGGCGGTGCGGGCCTGGACCACCAGCATCGAGCCGGACCTCATCGAGGCGGCCCGAGCGGCCCGAGCGGCCGGAGCCACCTGGGACGCCCTGGCCCCGTACCTGGGAGTGGCCGACCGGCGCGCGGTCCAACGCCGCTATGCCCGCCTCGCCACCCCAACGCGCCGGACTGGGCGTCTGGTGACGACTTCACCGCCGTCGCCGAGCTGATGGCCGTGCACGGCTACGCCCGCCAGCCCGACACCGGCGACGGCGTCGTGCGGTGGGCCAGCACCCGCACCGACCTGGGGTCCCCGTAGTACTCCGCCGGCGACAACTTCGGCGAAGCCGTCTCGATCCTCGACGTCACCAGCGACGGCAAGGCCGAGGTCATCGTCGGCACCCCCGGCAAGTACGAGGGCCGCGGCATGCTCGCCATCCTGCGCGGCACCGCCACCGGCGTCTCCCCCGCCACCACCGCGCAGGTCGTCTACGGCCTCGACGTCTCCATGGGCACGCGCGGGGGGCCACTTCGGCTCCCACCTGCTGCGTTGACCGCCGGACCTTGGTTTCAGCGACGGCCGCGCCATTGGCGCGGCCGTCCCGCACTGGGCGGCATCCGGCCGGGCGTGCGGCCCTGACGGCCGGTCCCGGTCGGCGCCGCTGAGATCATCTATCCGGTGAAGGCGATGGTGACAGCGGCACGGTGGCAAAGGTCTCCCATCCGTACATCTGCCGGTCCCGCCCCAGCACGATCAACTCCGCGCTGCGTATCTGAGCTATCGCAGGAACAGGCCTCCGGGGAGGGTCGGTGCGGATCTTGGCGGTAGGGCTGAAGCGGTGATGATCTACTGGGTCAGCGGGTCGGCCACAACTTCACGCTGTTGTCGTTGCTGGCGGTGGCGAGGGTTTCGCCGTCCGGGCTGAAGGTCACCGAGGAGACATCGTTGGTGTGGCGGGTGAGCACCGAACGGCGATGGCAATCGTGGTCATAAGCCCGGCCAACGTACAGCGTGCTGGGCCGTTGGCGGGGCTTGCCCACTTTGCCGCGTACCGGTGGGATCGCCTCGATCAGTGGTATCAACTGCAGGACGTCATGGCGGTTGCCGCTGGTCAGGCGCACGGCCAGCGGGATGCCGTGGCCGTCGGTGATCATGTGGTGTTTCGAGCTCGTCTTGGCGCGGTCGACCGGGCTCGGGCCGGTTTTGGGCCGCCCTTGAGCTCCCGCACGTGGGAGCTGCCAATCATCGCCGGCGTGCAACTCGGCCAGCGGTAGCTGGTGCAGCCGGTCCCAGGCCCCGGCCTGCTGCCAGTCGCGCAACCGGCGCCGGCAGGTCATCCCCGAGCCGAAGCCGAGTTCCTGCGGCAGGAACTCTCAGGGCATCGCGGTGTAGAGCACGAACAGGATGCCGCACAGGGCCTTGCGGTCATCGAGCCGTCTACGCCCGGGATGCCGGTAGCGGCGCCGTACCTTCGGCAACAACGGTTCGATCTGCTCCCGCAGCTCATCCGAAACGATCCAGGGCAGCTGCTCACCCTTCCTCCTACCAGGAACAACAACCGATGACCTGCAAAGATGCCGTTCAGCTCATTTTGTTAGGACTTCAAGCCTCTTCCTCGACGCACCCGGGAACACGACGACCAGGTGCTGCTCCTCCCCTGCATCGTCGACCCGCACGTAGGCACGGAGCCGGTAGCGGCCCTTCCCCGCGATCGCCAGGTTCGGCATCGGGGCACCCGCGCCCACGTCTCCGCCCTCGCCCATCTCCGGCACGGTGAGCCGGCCGGTGCGGCTGACGATCGGCACCTCGTTGACCTGATCCCACCCGGCCGTCCGCTGTGGCGGCGCGGTGCGGAAGGCCTTCACCGTAAGGCACAGATCAACGACGTCCTCGACGTGCCCGATGAGCACCGCGCTGCCGGCCACCCCGATGAGGGCGTCGTCATCGTAGACCTTGTCTATCGCCTGCTCCGCCGCCTCGTCGACCGCTTCGTCCTGGGGGTCGTGGACCAGATAGCCGTGATCGCCGTCGGCGAACAGGAAGTATTTGGCCGTGGCCTGGACGACACCCTTCGCCCGGGGCCACGGGTCGCGGCACTTCGCGTTCTCCTCGGCGATGTGGGCGGTGTTCGCCGCCTTTCTCTCCGCGGTCGACCGCAGCAGTTCGGGATGGGTCGCGCCGATGATCTCCGGGCAGACGTAGACGAGGTCCCACGGGTCCGCACCCCACCCGGGCCGCGCGCTCCCGGCCCGCGCCAGAATCGCCTCCTGCTCGTCACGGTTCTTCGTACGGCACAGCGCCCGCCCGGACGCGAGGATCTCCTGGTCCGACAGGCTGTCCGGGAACATGGGCGGGACTCCGCCATCTGTGCTCCGTGCCCGGCACAGGAACGCGGCGTCGCGTTCCGCGGGTTTCAGGTCGCCGAAGCCGGGCCGGTCATAGCAGTCCATCGACCAGCCGGTGTAGGTGAGGTGCGGGGTCTCCTCCGGGTGGATCAGTGCGATGATCGGCAGTACGGCCACGGCCGCCACCGCGACGCGGATCACGCGCCGCCGCGCGGGCGGAAGGTCCGCCGGACGGCCCTCGGCGGGCAGCTCACGGGCGGTCGCCGCGATCCACACGGTGCTGACGAGCCCCACCGCGTCCATCGTGACCAGCATCGCCAGATTGCCGCCGGGGATCCTTTCGAAGAGAACGTCGAGCGGGATCACCAGCGCGTAGACGCCCACCGACAACCACCCGGCGGCCTGCGTACCGCGGCTCCACCGGCCGTCGCGCCGCTGTCCGACGACCGTGATGACGGTCGCCGCCATTCCACCCAGCATCAAGCCCAGCCCGACGATGCCGCCCGATCCAAGCTCTGGGAGGTCGAGTTCGTCGAGCAGTTCGTCGGCCATCCCGGCCAGTTCGACCGCGAACATCGCTCCGGCCGCCGCGCGCAACATGCGGGACCGCCAGCGGATGACGAGCAGGTAGAGGACGTCGATCGCGGTCCACAGCGCGAGCTGGGATGCCGCGTCGACCGCGTCGGAAAGCAGCACGACCGGGTACCACAGCACGAGGGTGTACGCCACCGCCAGATACAGCAGTCGGCGCAGCGCCTTCTCCCGGCGGTCCAGCGGTCCCGGCGCGGGGGCACGCAGGATCAGCCACAGGAACGCGGCCTTCACCAGGGCGGCCACGAGCAGCACCACAG contains:
- a CDS encoding DMT family transporter, translating into MLDDAWLWVAVEWSPPAYAEFYARDGFDTPTTVVLLVAALVKAAFLWLILRAPAPGPLDRREKALRRLLYLAVAYTLVLWYPVVLLSDAVDAASQLALWTAIDVLYLLVIRWRSRMLRAAAGAMFAVELAGMADELLDELDLPELGSGGIVGLGLMLGGMAATVITVVGQRRDGRWSRGTQAAGWLSVGVYALVIPLDVLFERIPGGNLAMLVTMDAVGLVSTVWIAATARELPAEGRPADLPPARRRVIRVAVAAVAVLPIIALIHPEETPHLTYTGWSMDCYDRPGFGDLKPAERDAAFLCRARSTDGGVPPMFPDSLSDQEILASGRALCRTKNRDEQEAILARAGSARPGWGADPWDLVYVCPEIIGATHPELLRSTAERKAANTAHIAEENAKCRDPWPRAKGVVQATAKYFLFADGDHGYLVHDPQDEAVDEAAEQAIDKVYDDDALIGVAGSAVLIGHVEDVVDLCLTVKAFRTAPPQRTAGWDQVNEVPIVSRTGRLTVPEMGEGGDVGAGAPMPNLAIAGKGRYRLRAYVRVDDAGEEQHLVVVFPGASRKRLEVLTK
- a CDS encoding transposase; the protein is MRDWQQAGAWDRLHQLPLAELHAGDDWQLPRAGAQGRPKTGPSPVDRAKTSSKHHMITDGHGIPLAVRLTSGNRHDVLQLIPLIEAIPPVRGKVGKPRQRPSTLYVGRAYDHDCHRRSVLTRHTNDVSSVTFSPDGETLATASNDNSVKLWPTR